The segment TGTGTGGCCTCATGTCATAATATCCGGATAAAGCTGACAAGGGCCGTCCCGGACCTTTCTATAAATTCCTCTTCCCTATTAAAATATTTTAATATAGAATATGCGCATATGGCCCGTACAAAGACGACAACCACACAAAAGCGTAATACAAAGAAGATACTTTTCGTTTCTTCGGAAGCTGTCCCCTTCGTTAAGACCGGCGGACTGGCTGACGTTTCCGGCGCCCTCCCTAAAGCCCTCGCGAAAGAAGGCCACGATATCCGACTGGTACTCCCACGCTACTGGTCCATTGACGTAGCAAGGCCGGGATTTGAAAAGATACTGTCCCCCATGGGGGTGCGCCTGGGCGACCGTACGGCATGGTGCGAAGTGTTCGAGACAAAAATGGACGGCGTGACCATATATTTCATCGAGCACCAGAACTTTTTCGGCAGGTCGGGTCTCTACGATGACGGCAGGTGGGAATACCCCGATAATGCCGAAAGGTTCGGGTTCTTTTCCAAAGCATGCCTGCAATTATGCCGGGACCTCGGATTCCAACCGGACATTATACATTGTAACGACTGGCAGACGTCACTTATACCGGCCTATCTTAAAATATGGTACTTGAACGACCCCTTCTTCTCGAGAACGGCTTCGGTCCTTTCCATACACAACATCGGCTACCAGGGGGTCTTCCCGTCCGGTTGTTATGAATTCCTGGGCCTGGGCAAAGAGAATTTCACCGAGCCTAAGCTGGAAAGTCACGGCCGCGTACATTTCATGAAAGGCGGCATCTTCTACGCCGACGCTATAAGCACTGTCAGCCCTTCTTACGCCGAAGAGATACTCACCCCGGAAGGAGGTATGGGCCTCACCCCCTACCTGGAAAGAAGACGCGATGATGTTCTCGGAGTCCTCAACGGGGCGGATTACGACCACTGGGACCCGGGCAAAGACACGTTCATACCTTCAAGATATTCGGCCTCTTCCCTTTCCGGTAAGCAGAAATGTAAAGAGGCCCTGCAAAAAGAAATGCTTCTGGCCGCGGACCCGTCAATACCCGTGATCGGCGTGATCTCCCGGCTGGTGGCCCAGAAAGGGTTCCAGTTACTCGTTCCGGTGATAGAATCGATCGTAAGGGATATGCGTGTACAGTTCGCCATACTTGGAGCGGGAGAAAAATGGATGGAGGATTTCTTCGGAGGGCTTCCCGCGAAATACCCCGGGAAGATCGGGGCTTGGATAGGTTATAGCGACCCCAAAGCGCACCTTATCGAAGCCGGTTCCGATTTTTTCCTTATGCCATCCCTGTATGAACCGTGTGGGCTGAACCAGATATATAGCATGCGTTACGGCACTCTCCCTATAGTCAGGGAAATAGGCGGGCTTAAAGATACCGTGCGCCAATATGACGAATCTGCCGGAACAGGGACCGGTTTCCGTTTTACCGACCCGGATCCCATGGCCTTGTATTACGCCATAGGCTGGGCAATAAGTACCTTCTATGACAGGCCTCGCCATATCGAGAATATGATAAAAGAAGCGATGCGTGCTGATTTTTCCTGGAAGGAATCCGCCATACACTATCTCACTCTTTACGAAAAAGCCATTGCGAGACGCGCGTCCTGGAAATAAGACCTTATCCTATAAGAGATTTTATCGTATTGATGAGCTTTTCCGCGCCTTCCGCTTTATCAACAAAAGCGTCGGCCTCTTTCGCGAAAACAGAATTCTTGTATGAGGAATACCCCGTATAGATAATAAGCTTGGTCGCCGGAGCTACGGACCTGACGGTATTGAAAACACTCAGGCCACTTTTATCGGGCATGAAAAGATCCAGCAGAATAGCGTCCGTATCCTGGTTCTGTTGCAGGAAAGAGATCAAGGAATATCCCTCATGCACTATGTGTATCTCGTATCCCTCGCGCTCCAGTATATCCTTAAGCACTTCACACAGGGACGGGCTATCCTCAGCTATTACTATCTTCTTTTTCTCCTCCATGTCCTCCGTCCTTTCTCCTATATTTCCTGTTTTGTCGGGAGCACTATCCTGAAAGTGGCGCCTTTCCCGATCGAGCTCTCCAGCTCTATTTTGCCGTTCTGGTTCTCTATCATCATCTTCGCCAGCGGCAGTCCCAGACCCGTCCCCTTAGGTTTGGAACTGTACAGGGGCTCGAATATCAGGTCCCATTTGTCCTTAGGGATCCCCGGACCCGAATCTTTCACCTCTATGTAGACAAGATCCCCTTTCTCGTAAGCGCGGAAAGTAAGCGTCCCATTACCCTGCATGGCCATTACGGCATTGTTGGCTATGTTTATGAGCGCGTGCATCACCTGGCTTATATCCACGAATATCTCCGGGGCCCCCTTGCAGTCCTTCCTGACCTTTACCAGTTTTGGAAGATCTATGGACAATATGGTCTTTTCTATAAGCTCGTTAACATCCGCCCTCTCCATCTCCGGCGCTTTCGTCTTGGCGAAACCCATGATATCGTCTATTATACTGTCTATCTCATTGATCTCTTTTTCCATGATATCAAGATATTTCTTCAGCTTCTCGTCGTCGCGCACATTGAGTCTTTTATTTATATAGTACATAGCGTTCTTTATCACGGCCATGGGATTCCTGAGCTCATGCGTGACGCTTCCCGCCAGTTTGCCCAGAAAAGCCAGCCTCTCGCTGCGATGCAGTTTACGGCTTATATCAAGCAGTTCCCCCGTTCTTTCTTTAACTTTTTCTTCCAGGTTCTCTTTTGACTCTTTAAGCTCCAAGCTCATCGTGTTAAGGTCCTCTATCATCAGGAACATCGAACGCTGCGTCTTTCTTAACTTTTCGATCTGGTCCTCGAGGTCTTCCCGGGCGTGTTCCAGCTCTATTTCTTTCTTCTTTATATATTCCTGCGTGGCTTTTTTCAGGTAATTATTCTCCTCGTTCTTGTCGTTGAGCGTAGTGGCCAGCTTCTCAAGCTGCCTGGACTTGGCCGCGAACCTGTTCTTGGACTCTATCAGGATCTTTTCCCGATTCTCATACATCTGGGAAAAAAGCCCCGTGCTGTAAGAGACTACCAGGAACGTGAAGCCTATGAACACCATATGTGTGCTCATAAGGAACCGTGGGTTATCATGGGTCATGGCCGCGGGATCGAATATGACCACGTGGGGCAATATCCCCTTGAATTCAAGGAAAAGCAACAGGACATATCCGGTCGCCATGAGCACCGTGATAAAAATGCCCCTCATCCGCCGGAGAAGTACGTTCGCGTATATCAGGTCGAGGGCAAATACCAGAAAAGCCATCCATTCCGCCCCTCCCAGATAATGTATCAGGGCCGTAGCGCACACGAGGCCTATGAAATAATAGCTGAAATGTATGTTGTCACAAGTTTCTACCGTTCTGCATATCCCGGTCCTGAATACCACGAAATATAACACGGAGGTCAGCAGCCAGAACGAGAACAAAAGAGGCACTTCGTACGGTATCGACACCGAGAACATATGATGAAGTGTGAAATACACCGCCAGCGCGAACAGGTTATACGCCATACGGATAAGGAATGACGACGACAGCATCCGAAGGTGATATTCCAGGTCCTGCTGCTGTTCAGCCAGGTCCATGGCCCTTCTTTTGAACGTTCCAAAATGATCCTGCACGTTCGCCATTATGCCTCGTTATTATCCCTTAAGATGGATATCTCTTCTTTCAGGTCCTTTATCCTTTCTTCCCTCTCCATAGACGCTTTCCAGAAGCACTCAAGTTCTTCCTGCCGTTTTTTTTCTTCTTCGCGTCCCTTCACAAGATCTGATATATCCTTGCCTACGGCCATGATTATACGATTATCCCTTATTTCCACCACACTTAGCGTCATGATGACCTCTTTATACGCGCCATCCCTGCATACCATTACGGTTTCCATTCGACTCGTCCCCTGGAAGATCAGGTCATCTTTTATCTCCTTGAACATGTCCCGCCTTGCCGGGTGGAAAATACTCACAAAAGACCTTCCAATAAGGTCCGCGGAAGAATACCCTGTCACCACTTCCGTGACCGGGTTGATCTCCTCTATGGTAAAATCCTCCAACCGTGAGATTATTACCATATCTCCTGAAAATTTAAAAAGTTTTTCGTATCTTTCCTGCGACTCTTTCATCCTGTCATACGAAAGTCTTTCCTCCGTTATATCCTCAATAAGTGCCTCGATCACATCATCATCCGTATATGGGTCCTTCAGTATATATGAGTTATGCAGAACGCATTTATCCTTGCCGGATATGGTCTTAAAGTGGTATTCGTGGTTCCGGAGCTCCCCTTTTGCCTTAAGTTGCTCCCGGATACTTCCCTCCCCGTCCACATAGACCAAAAGCTCACTTAAAGAACGGCCAATGATCTCCGCCCGCTTGGCCTTAAGGTCAAATATATTGATAAACCCAGCATTTACGTCAAGGACCACTCCGTCACGTACCCTGTAGCGATAGTAGCCCACGTTGATATGCTCGATCAGCCTCTGGAAGGTCCTTCTGGAATTGCGGTAATCCAGGTATTTTTTGAACAAAAAAAGGCCTGTTCCAAGAGTAATTATGTTAGTTATTAAAAGATAGATCATATTTACAACCCTGTTAAATTAGTAGCCAATTAAACTACTTAAGTATACATTAATTGAATATCCAAGGCAATTTGTAGCGATGCAGCACCATATCCATGACTTCTTCCCGCAACATCCCATAAGTAACTATGCGTACCAGTTAAAACTTTTTATAATTTAACAAGTTTTAATTTAAATCTTTTATTCACATAAGTTGTTTATTTTACGTACTTTTTGTTATACTAATTTACACGTCCTGGATCTTTATCTTTTTTCCTTTCAAAAAGTTGCCTTCCCTCGATGAGATGATATACTTTACTTTGGAGGTGCGAAAGGAAAAAGTTTTTAGAAGTTTGGGTCTTTTATAGCTTTTCTACCCCCTTCTAAACAAAAAATAAAAGGTGAAAGAAAAGCTAACTGTAAATCCAAAAAGCAACCCTTGAAGGGTTGCTTTTTTTTGCGTCCTCAGCTAAGATACAAGCGAAAGGACGTGTTATGCGACAAATATCCCTCATCTCAAAAAAGACACGGATCACTATAGAACTTAGCGATATCGCCGCCTCGCTTTCGCTTTACCATATGCTGCCTGTTTCCTCTCAAGCCAGCCTATGGGGCAAGGAGATATATTTTCCCATACCGAGGATCAGTGTCTCTGGGGCGGTCCTGACCGAGCAAGTTGAGATAGGCGATGTGGGCTTCTGGCCCGAAGGCAACTGCTTCTGCGTATTCTTCGGCAGGACTCCCATGAGCACTTCGGAGAGACCCGTACCCGCCTCAGGAGTGGTCCTGCTGGGTCGGGTCGACGATGGGTTGGCTTCTCTTTCGGATATCCCGGCAGGGGCCGGGGTCGAGCTTCATGCCGTTAACGTCTAGCCGTTCAGGCTTTTTTCCCGACCTCTCCGGCTTTTTTCAAGGCTACCTCGGTAAAATATGGCCCCAGGAACTCAAAAAGTACTGTCGTCCCTAGGATCGTATTAAGAAGTACCGGCGCGAAGGGCTTGAACGCGCCATTCTGTTCCACAAGAAGCGCCAATCCGACCACGATCCCTCCTTGCGGGATAAGTCCATATGCCGTGTATTTCTTTACGGAAGGTTCCGCCCCACCTATAATAGCCCCTGTCCCTGCGCCTATTATCTTACCCGCCACCCTCAATACCACGAACACTATTACTATAGGCAAAGCCGTTAAAAGCACTCCCAGCTGAAGGTTCGCCCCGGCAAGCACAAAGAACACCACAAATACGAATTCCTCGAAATAGTCCCTTATCGACATAAAAAGCCTATCAGCGTCCCGGGAAAAATTCACCGCCACCATCCCCATGGTCATGGTGGAAAGAAGGCTATCCCCCCCCAGACCTTCCGAAATACCGTAACAGGTAAAAAGCGTCCCCATTATAAGGACCACGATAACGCCCTTGTCTTCTGTTCTTCTCGAGACCAGGAGCAGGACCCCCGCGCAAATAACCCCAACAACCACCGAAACAACTATCTGGACCCCGGCCCCCATCAGGACTTCCATAAAACCCACTCCTGTGTTCCCGCCCACAAGCGCGCCGCATATGGCAACAGCTACGCTGAAATTTATTATACCGAACGCGTCGTCCAGGGCTCCGATACCCAGTATCGTCGTCATTACCGGGCCGTCGGCTTTATATTCCTCCTTTACGGCCAGGGTAGGGGTTGGATCGGTCGGAGCCCCAAGGGCCCCCGCCAGGATGGCAAGCGGGAGAAAGAACTTCGGGTCCAGCTGCATATTTGTTAACTTTCCCAAAATGGGAAGCAGCAACCACATACCAAGCATTATTATAAGAAAGGTCATTTCCGCCTCGAACACGGTCATGATTCCTATTGTCTTTCCCTGTTTCTTTATGTGCCTAAGGTCCAGGGACCCACCTATGGCGTACGTTATTATGCACAAGGCCAGGTTGCTCAGCACGGGTGAATGCGCGATAAGACGCGCTGGCAATATCCCGGTTATTGACGGTTCCATGAGGATACCAGCAGCGATATACCCGGTCACTTTAGGTAATTTGAAGAAATTCGCTATCCTACCGGAGACATAACCCAGAAGCAGGACTATACCGAAAAGAAAAATGACGTCTACCTTCCCAAAAACATCTGTCATCATACCGTCTCCTTCACTTGTTCTTCCGGTCCCTTAGTATTCCCGCGATCTTTTCCCTGAACTTCCCGTACCGGACCCTAAGGATGGTATCCGGGTCGCCTCCCGAAGACTTGATAAGTTCCATACATAGTATGATAAGGTCCCCGGCTTCATACATGTAATGCCCGTCTTTTTCATCATATAGGTCTTTTATCTCGGCGGCATGTTCTTCTATGAACCGGAGGAGCGCCTTGTCGTGCTGGTCCCCCGCGCCGTTCACTTCGGCGGACAAAGCCTGTATCTCGTCGAGCCCGCTCAAAGCCTGTTCGCTGAAATATTCTCCCATTCCGCCTCTATGTGATCCTTTTTATCCGGATATTTGTATTATCTTACGATACACGTCCATAAGGTCGTGTGAAGGACAATCCCAGTCGACTATCCCGGACAATGTTCTGCTGGAAGAGTTGAACGCAATGGAATAGCCGGCTATCTCGATCATGGGTATATCCCCCTCACTGTCCCCTATGGCGATCATCTCTTCCGGGATACATCCGTAACGCCTGAGGATCTTTTTTACCGTCACTCCCTTGGCCCCATGACCTATATTAATACTAACGCCACCTGTCAGCTTCCCGCGATAGACGTTCAAGCGGTTACCTATTACATGGTCGAACCCGAGTTCTTCTTTTACGCGATCGGTCATGAACTGTATACCGGTGGACACAGCGACGAGCTTGAACCCTTTTTCCCTGAGCATGGAAACGGTTCTTTTCGCGTTGCGGGAGTATTTAACGCGGGAAAATATTGACCTTACCTTTGATGCTTCCAGACCCTTCCAGTGCCCGGCGTCCAATTCGCAAAAACGTCGATAGCTTATTTTCCCCGCCAGGAACTGTTCCTGGTATTTGCGCGCGAGGGCGTCCCACAGGCCGAGCTTTTCGTGCATATATCTCCAGCTGGAGATATGCCGGGTAATGGTGCCATCTATGTCAAAAACTACCGCTTTATACTTGCCCATACCTAACGATACTCCGCCGCCAGCTGTCCGCACGCGGCGGCAATATCATCGCCTCTGGACCTGCGCACAGTAACGTTTATACGCGCCTTTCTCAATCGCTCACTTATGCTTTCCATGACCTCCGGTCCCACTCCATCCAAACCGTCTACGGCCACATTTGAGCACGTTATCAGGTTTACTCTGGCATTGGCCTGTCTTGCCGCCTCTACCAGAGCTTCCACATCCCTGTTCGAATCGTTCACTCCCTTTATTACCGTGTACTCAAACGTTATTATTCGTCCGGTCTTCTCGTAATATTCCCGGCATGTCGCCAAAAGCGAGCTAAGGGAATATTTCCTGTTGACCGGGACAAGCTCGCTCCTTTTCACGTCTATAGCGGAATGTAAAGATACGGAAAGTTCCACTTGTATGCCCAGGTTCTTGAGTTTTCGTATCCCCGGAACAACCCCGCACGTCGACACCGTTATCTTGCGGGCGCCGATACCGATCCCGTCGCGATGGTTAATGATCTTGATGGCCTTCACCAGGTTATTGTAATTATCCAGAGGCTCTCCCATCCCCATGAATACCACATTTGTTATCTTTATATTTTTCAGCTCCTGCACCGACAGGACCTGGTCGGTGATCTCTCCAGGAGTAAGGTCCCGGACGAATCCCATTTTCCCTGACGCGCAGAACGGACATCCGAACTTACACCCCACCTGCGTGGACAGACATATTGTCTTGCGGCCTTTCCCCGGGATAAGAACGGTCTCGACCCTGGCGTCATCATGTAATCGCCACAGGAATTTTTCGGTCCCGTCTTTTTTTGAACGCATGCGTTTTTCAAGGATAAGTGACCCGATAAAATATCGGTCCCGAAGTTTTTCGATCATTGACCGCGGCACGTTGGTCATCAGGGAAATATCATTTATGTTCCGGGCGTTGACCCACTGAAATATCTGGGCGGCCCTGTGCGCGGGATATCCCTCGGCCGTCAGTATAGCTGTCAGGTCATCAAGGGTGAGGTCTTTCAAGTTTTTTTTCATGTGTGTGCCATCATTCCATGTTAACTGTAAGTGTGTATTCTTTGTCGGGTTCCTGGTCTACCTCCCACGGCCTAAGCATACTGAACCTTATGTTCGTGGGTCCCGGGCCAATAGCTTTGTAAACAAAGACCTGTTCGCCCCCGACCCCGACCCGGTCGGTCTCCGACCTATTATATTCTTCCTTTACGAACTTGAGCGTTCTTCCGTCCCCGATGACACCCTCCCAAAGATATCCGGTAGTGGGATTAGAATCCAGCTTAACGGTGAATTCCGCTCCGGCGGGTACGGATATTTCCGCGTCCTTATCCAGCTTGATGCCGTATGTTCTCCCTTCTTCAGCTTGCGCGCACACAGCGACCATCATCGCCAGAATGACAAAACATATGTTCTTACCGGACATTTATTCCTCCTTTATGTTCTCCGAAGGCACATCGCCGCTGAAAAATTCGCGGGTTATGTCGATAATGCGGTGTTTGAGCCTGGTGAGAAATGCCATCTTTGATCTGGCCCCGGTATCGGGCGTCCTCCCGGCACCTGACCTGAAATCCTCCCAATCCCGGGCTTTTGATATGACCTTTTCTTTCTCGGCGACGTATCGCTGTTCAACCGTTACCAGCGTTTCTTTATCCGCAAGGTCTTTCCCCCTCCCGCGATAAACTACCACGATCAATATCCCAAGTATGAGGACCAGTATTCCCGCGGCCAGGATGTAAATATAGGACCTCCTCATATGCCTCTCCAGGATACGGTCTTGTATATTTCTGCTGCCATCATGGTATCATTCTCCCCTCGCCCATCCACATACGTATATTTTATTAGTCCGCGCGTAAATAGTCCACCTTTGTTTATCTTACGTCGGGTTAGCCTTCGTCTATCTCTTTTCTGGCGTTCTCCAGTTCCTCCAGGGCGGCTTCCAGCTCCGAATAAAGGCTCTCTTCC is part of the Candidatus Omnitrophota bacterium genome and harbors:
- a CDS encoding protease inhibitor I42 family protein; the encoded protein is MSGKNICFVILAMMVAVCAQAEEGRTYGIKLDKDAEISVPAGAEFTVKLDSNPTTGYLWEGVIGDGRTLKFVKEEYNRSETDRVGVGGEQVFVYKAIGPGPTNIRFSMLRPWEVDQEPDKEYTLTVNME
- a CDS encoding ATP-binding protein, whose product is MANVQDHFGTFKRRAMDLAEQQQDLEYHLRMLSSSFLIRMAYNLFALAVYFTLHHMFSVSIPYEVPLLFSFWLLTSVLYFVVFRTGICRTVETCDNIHFSYYFIGLVCATALIHYLGGAEWMAFLVFALDLIYANVLLRRMRGIFITVLMATGYVLLLFLEFKGILPHVVIFDPAAMTHDNPRFLMSTHMVFIGFTFLVVSYSTGLFSQMYENREKILIESKNRFAAKSRQLEKLATTLNDKNEENNYLKKATQEYIKKKEIELEHAREDLEDQIEKLRKTQRSMFLMIEDLNTMSLELKESKENLEEKVKERTGELLDISRKLHRSERLAFLGKLAGSVTHELRNPMAVIKNAMYYINKRLNVRDDEKLKKYLDIMEKEINEIDSIIDDIMGFAKTKAPEMERADVNELIEKTILSIDLPKLVKVRKDCKGAPEIFVDISQVMHALINIANNAVMAMQGNGTLTFRAYEKGDLVYIEVKDSGPGIPKDKWDLIFEPLYSSKPKGTGLGLPLAKMMIENQNGKIELESSIGKGATFRIVLPTKQEI
- the rlmN gene encoding 23S rRNA (adenine(2503)-C(2))-methyltransferase RlmN: MKKNLKDLTLDDLTAILTAEGYPAHRAAQIFQWVNARNINDISLMTNVPRSMIEKLRDRYFIGSLILEKRMRSKKDGTEKFLWRLHDDARVETVLIPGKGRKTICLSTQVGCKFGCPFCASGKMGFVRDLTPGEITDQVLSVQELKNIKITNVVFMGMGEPLDNYNNLVKAIKIINHRDGIGIGARKITVSTCGVVPGIRKLKNLGIQVELSVSLHSAIDVKRSELVPVNRKYSLSSLLATCREYYEKTGRIITFEYTVIKGVNDSNRDVEALVEAARQANARVNLITCSNVAVDGLDGVGPEVMESISERLRKARINVTVRRSRGDDIAAACGQLAAEYR
- a CDS encoding PAS domain-containing protein — translated: MIYLLITNIITLGTGLFLFKKYLDYRNSRRTFQRLIEHINVGYYRYRVRDGVVLDVNAGFINIFDLKAKRAEIIGRSLSELLVYVDGEGSIREQLKAKGELRNHEYHFKTISGKDKCVLHNSYILKDPYTDDDVIEALIEDITEERLSYDRMKESQERYEKLFKFSGDMVIISRLEDFTIEEINPVTEVVTGYSSADLIGRSFVSIFHPARRDMFKEIKDDLIFQGTSRMETVMVCRDGAYKEVIMTLSVVEIRDNRIIMAVGKDISDLVKGREEEKKRQEELECFWKASMEREERIKDLKEEISILRDNNEA
- a CDS encoding HAD family phosphatase; this encodes MGKYKAVVFDIDGTITRHISSWRYMHEKLGLWDALARKYQEQFLAGKISYRRFCELDAGHWKGLEASKVRSIFSRVKYSRNAKRTVSMLREKGFKLVAVSTGIQFMTDRVKEELGFDHVIGNRLNVYRGKLTGGVSINIGHGAKGVTVKKILRRYGCIPEEMIAIGDSEGDIPMIEIAGYSIAFNSSSRTLSGIVDWDCPSHDLMDVYRKIIQISG
- a CDS encoding cyclophilin-like fold protein — its product is MRQISLISKKTRITIELSDIAASLSLYHMLPVSSQASLWGKEIYFPIPRISVSGAVLTEQVEIGDVGFWPEGNCFCVFFGRTPMSTSERPVPASGVVLLGRVDDGLASLSDIPAGAGVELHAVNV
- a CDS encoding cation:proton antiporter, which translates into the protein MMTDVFGKVDVIFLFGIVLLLGYVSGRIANFFKLPKVTGYIAAGILMEPSITGILPARLIAHSPVLSNLALCIITYAIGGSLDLRHIKKQGKTIGIMTVFEAEMTFLIIMLGMWLLLPILGKLTNMQLDPKFFLPLAILAGALGAPTDPTPTLAVKEEYKADGPVMTTILGIGALDDAFGIINFSVAVAICGALVGGNTGVGFMEVLMGAGVQIVVSVVVGVICAGVLLLVSRRTEDKGVIVVLIMGTLFTCYGISEGLGGDSLLSTMTMGMVAVNFSRDADRLFMSIRDYFEEFVFVVFFVLAGANLQLGVLLTALPIVIVFVVLRVAGKIIGAGTGAIIGGAEPSVKKYTAYGLIPQGGIVVGLALLVEQNGAFKPFAPVLLNTILGTTVLFEFLGPYFTEVALKKAGEVGKKA
- a CDS encoding response regulator → MEEKKKIVIAEDSPSLCEVLKDILEREGYEIHIVHEGYSLISFLQQNQDTDAILLDLFMPDKSGLSVFNTVRSVAPATKLIIYTGYSSYKNSVFAKEADAFVDKAEGAEKLINTIKSLIG
- the glgA gene encoding glycogen synthase GlgA, producing the protein MARTKTTTTQKRNTKKILFVSSEAVPFVKTGGLADVSGALPKALAKEGHDIRLVLPRYWSIDVARPGFEKILSPMGVRLGDRTAWCEVFETKMDGVTIYFIEHQNFFGRSGLYDDGRWEYPDNAERFGFFSKACLQLCRDLGFQPDIIHCNDWQTSLIPAYLKIWYLNDPFFSRTASVLSIHNIGYQGVFPSGCYEFLGLGKENFTEPKLESHGRVHFMKGGIFYADAISTVSPSYAEEILTPEGGMGLTPYLERRRDDVLGVLNGADYDHWDPGKDTFIPSRYSASSLSGKQKCKEALQKEMLLAADPSIPVIGVISRLVAQKGFQLLVPVIESIVRDMRVQFAILGAGEKWMEDFFGGLPAKYPGKIGAWIGYSDPKAHLIEAGSDFFLMPSLYEPCGLNQIYSMRYGTLPIVREIGGLKDTVRQYDESAGTGTGFRFTDPDPMALYYAIGWAISTFYDRPRHIENMIKEAMRADFSWKESAIHYLTLYEKAIARRASWK